The Candidatus Woesearchaeota archaeon genome contains the following window.
ATTGTCGTAGCTATTGATGCTAAAAAAACAGCCGGTAGATGGCAAGTTTTCATCAATGGTGGTAAAGACATAACAGCACTAGAGGTAATGCCGTGGGCTAAAAAAATGCAACTCCTCGGAGCAGGGGAAATCCTTCTTACTTCCATTGATCAGGATGGAACAAAAAAAGGATATGATCTGGCATTAGTACGGCAAATCGCAGAGGCTGTTACTATCCCCGTTATTGCATCAGGAGGTGTAGGATCTCTGCCAGATATTCTTGAGGGGTTTACCAAAGGAAAGGCAGATGCAGCACTGGTAGCTTCACTCTTCCACTATAACGCGTATACTGTTCGAGAGGTTAAGGAATATCTTCAGGGAAATGGAATCGAGGTAGTACTATGATTATTCCAAGTATTGATATCATGCATGGAAAGGCAGTTCAACTACGACAAGGCAAGGAAAAGGTATTGGAACGAGACGATGTGTTAGCGTTAGCTAAACAATTTTCTATCTATGGCGAGATCGTTGTTGTTGACCTAGATGCTGCATTCGGAAAAGGTGACAATAGTGCATTAATCAAAGAGATTTGCAAGAGAGCGTCATGTAGAGTTGGCGGGGGTATACGAACCTATGAAAAGGCAACCGAGTTACTCCAAACAGGAGCAAAAAAAATAGTGATTGGTACAATGGCAACGCCGGAATTCTTAAAAAAATTACCTAAAGATCGCTTGGTTGTTGCATTGGACACCAAAGATAACGTTGTTGTCAATGAAGGTTGGACAAAAAAAACTACAATGACGCCAGAACAAATGCTCCGTGAACTAGAGGGTTATTGTTCCGAGTTTCTGTTCACCAATGTTAATGACGAAGGATTAATGCAAGGTATTGATTTCACCAGGATCTGTGAACTACGCAGTGCTACTCGAAATAACTTTACCGTCGCTGGTGGTATTACGACAATAGATGATATAAAGAATATTGAAAGTATCAAGGCCAATGCACAGATCGGTATGGCACTGTATACCGGCAAGATTAATCTTAGCGAGGCATTTATAGCTCTCTTGGACTTTGATAAAAATAATGGGCTTATCCCAACAATTGTTCAGGAAAGTAGTGGACAATGTAATTGGCAACGTGACGGGCAAGTCCTCATGCTTGGGTTTTCAACACCAGAATCGTTGCGGATGAGTTTGGAATCAGGGAAAGCAACCTATTACAGCAGATCACGAAAAAAAATATGGGTCAAGGGAGAAACCTCAGGAAATTATCAAGATCTGGTAACCGTACACTATGACTGTGACCGAGATGCCCTTTTGTTTAAGGTACGTCAAAAAAACAGTGCATGCCATGAGGGAACCTACTCCTGTTTCGGCAACCGAGAATTTAGCATTGATGAGCTCTATGAGCTTATTGCACAGAGGATCAATAATCCACAGGAGGCTCCACCTAAATCATATACCGTTACGGTAGCGCGTGATGAAACTCTACTCAAGGAGAAAATTCTTGAGGAAACGCAAGAGATTATTAATTATACGGACAGAGAAAATCTTATTTGGGAGATTGCAGACTTAACCTATTTTGTGATGGTTCTCATGGCTAAAAAGAATATTTCATTAACTGATATCAAAAATGAGTTATGGAGGAGAAGGAAATGAAAATCATACCGTCTACTGCTTTGGATGAGAAATTTTATGCCTATGCTGAGACAGAGGAACTTGCAATAGTCAAACAGATACTTAACGAAGTTAAAATCAATGGGGATGAGGCTGTTTTGAAATACACTGAAAAATTTGATAGACAACAACTGAAGAGTTTAGAGTTGTCTCAGGAGCAGATAAAAAAAGCGTACGAGAAGGTTGATAAAAAAACATTGTCCATGCTAAAAAAAGCAAGGGAAAATATACGGTACTTTGCCGAGAAACAGTTTGCGCAATATACAAACTTTGAAACAACAAAGGACGAGGTCATTCTTGGACAACAGATAATTCCCTTAACAAGGGTTGGCTGCTATGTTCCTGGTGGGAGATATCCTTTGCCATCTTCAGCACTGATGAGTGTTATTCCTGCAAAGGTTGCTGGCGTCAAAGAAATTATTGTTTGTTCTCCAAAAATAGCGCCCATAACGATTGTGGCAGCAAATCTTGCAGGAGCAGATAGAATCTTTTGTATTGGAGGAATCCAGGCTATTGGGGCAATGGCTTACGGTACAGAATCTGTTCCTCAGGTTGATAAGATTGTAGGTCCGGGGAATAAATATGTAACCGCAGCCAAGAAAGAGGTTTTTGGCATTGTTGGCATCGACTTTATAGCTGGCCCTAGTGAAGTTCTTATCATTGCTGATGAGACCGGAAATCCAGAGTTTATAGCCGCTGATTTACTTGCTCAAGCAGAGCACGATCCTGATGCTCGAGTTGACGTACTAACAACCTCAAAGGAATTGGCGGTTAAGGTTAATGAGCAAATCAAGATCCAAATAGCGAAATTGAAAACTAAAGACGTTGCTCAATTGGCGTTGCAAAATGGCAGTATTATTATTGTCGATAGTTTAGCGACAGCAGTAACCATCGCTAATAAACGAGCACCAGAACACCTCGAACTACAGGTAAACAGAAGGGAAAAACAAATGAAAAAACAAGTAAAGAGTGAAGCACAAATTCCAGAATGGATTCTTGGAAAGCTACAGAATTATGGCTCATTGTTTATTGGAGAAAATAGTGCAGAGGTTTTTGGAGATTATTGTACAGGGACGAACCATATTCTTCCTACCAATGGCACCGCACGATACCGTGGCGGTTTATCAGTGTATGATTTTATAAAGGTTGTCACCTATCAACAAATGGGGAAAAAAGTTCCTCGGGAACTGATAGCTATTGCTGCACAACTCGCCGAGGTTGAAGGC
Protein-coding sequences here:
- the hisF gene encoding imidazole glycerol phosphate synthase subunit HisF translates to MLTKRIIPCLDVNNGQTVKGTGFVNLRYAGDPVKLARKYYDEGADEIVLLDITASSKERKTMIDVVEKVAKQIFIPFTVGGGIRTIEDIRALLNAGADKVSINTAAVKNPDLIKEASAIFGSQCIVVAIDAKKTAGRWQVFINGGKDITALEVMPWAKKMQLLGAGEILLTSIDQDGTKKGYDLALVRQIAEAVTIPVIASGGVGSLPDILEGFTKGKADAALVASLFHYNAYTVREVKEYLQGNGIEVVL
- the hisE gene encoding phosphoribosyl-ATP diphosphatase — protein: MIIPSIDIMHGKAVQLRQGKEKVLERDDVLALAKQFSIYGEIVVVDLDAAFGKGDNSALIKEICKRASCRVGGGIRTYEKATELLQTGAKKIVIGTMATPEFLKKLPKDRLVVALDTKDNVVVNEGWTKKTTMTPEQMLRELEGYCSEFLFTNVNDEGLMQGIDFTRICELRSATRNNFTVAGGITTIDDIKNIESIKANAQIGMALYTGKINLSEAFIALLDFDKNNGLIPTIVQESSGQCNWQRDGQVLMLGFSTPESLRMSLESGKATYYSRSRKKIWVKGETSGNYQDLVTVHYDCDRDALLFKVRQKNSACHEGTYSCFGNREFSIDELYELIAQRINNPQEAPPKSYTVTVARDETLLKEKILEETQEIINYTDRENLIWEIADLTYFVMVLMAKKNISLTDIKNELWRRRK
- the hisD gene encoding histidinol dehydrogenase codes for the protein MKIIPSTALDEKFYAYAETEELAIVKQILNEVKINGDEAVLKYTEKFDRQQLKSLELSQEQIKKAYEKVDKKTLSMLKKARENIRYFAEKQFAQYTNFETTKDEVILGQQIIPLTRVGCYVPGGRYPLPSSALMSVIPAKVAGVKEIIVCSPKIAPITIVAANLAGADRIFCIGGIQAIGAMAYGTESVPQVDKIVGPGNKYVTAAKKEVFGIVGIDFIAGPSEVLIIADETGNPEFIAADLLAQAEHDPDARVDVLTTSKELAVKVNEQIKIQIAKLKTKDVAQLALQNGSIIIVDSLATAVTIANKRAPEHLELQVNRREKQMKKQVKSEAQIPEWILGKLQNYGSLFIGENSAEVFGDYCTGTNHILPTNGTARYRGGLSVYDFIKVVTYQQMGKKVPRELIAIAAQLAEVEGLDAHQKAALFRGKSKLQ